In Salvia miltiorrhiza cultivar Shanhuang (shh) chromosome 4, IMPLAD_Smil_shh, whole genome shotgun sequence, the DNA window CGGGCTCTTCTTCTCAATCCGGTGAAGGGCAGcagaagccctaatttccccCTTTGATTTTGAaccgtctctctctctgctcggtGCAGCGGCGTTCTGTAACCCGGCGATTTACAGTCGCCGTCCATCCGTCCTCTCTCTCCATCGTTCACAGATCGCCCGACGACAGCCGTAGAAGTGGACtgccgccgctgcaactggaagtCCGACGTGATTCGCCGCGCCGCTGCACCCGTAGCGGCGTCCGCTGGTCGTCAGgtcgccgactgctgctgtttcgccggagTCGCTGCCTGaagttgctgctgctcgtccggtggtcagcgGTCATCTGCTCTGGTCTGCTTCGGATGCCGATGCGTCAATCCCGACACCGTCCTCTTTCCTCTCCGTAGTGTCCAAGAACGAGCCCTGAAATCGGGAAGGTCGCCGTCGTCTTCCTTGAGCTCGACTAAACAGGGCAGTCGCCCTCCGTCCGATTTCAAGTCTCTCACTCACACAGGTTTAAGGTGTTCTAAACGAAAATCCATTAGTTTGGTTTCTAGTGTTATTCCAGTTGGTGCAGCTCATAAATCATCTTGTTTCCTATTTGATTATGCAAGAGATTAAACTAAACATGTAGTTGTTTCTATATCATAGAAATTCTTACTGACTTCGTGATTGCTAAGCCccttatgcatatatatactcATTATATACTTAGTATTCATTAACTGATCATGCTTGTTGGATGAAATGCTAATGGATTGAATAGgggagcttagtatatacctgtGGATCCTTGTGTTTGGGTTGCTGCTGTGTGATTGAATCAGTGGATAGATACACTCTAAAGTTTGGCAGAAGAGCAATGAATGGAGTTCCTCCTTCACGTGGGTTATTAGTGCAGGGGAAATGAGAAGTGAAATGGAAGAGAGTTGCTGCTGATATGTTTATTTGAAGGAGTGCATTAATGGCTATACTTGAGTAGTCTACTAAAATGGCTGATTTTGTTCCCACACGCATgcctttcattttcttttcttgatgtagtaggtaggaagtttggtttgttttcttgatgtagtaggtagGAAATAGGGATGTAGTGAATAATAAGTTGTAAAGTtgtgatgtgatgaataaaataaatcattctcTGTTGGTAAATCTATATATGTTATTAATCTCGGGTCTtgctaaaaatacaaaatactctaaaaattctcatattttgATTGCTGACTTCTCATCCATTAACATCGTGACTTgtagaataaatctaaattaaatttgtagatttaattcacttcacaagcTGAAATAAATCCACAACTCGAGTGATAAAGGTAAATACATAGAAATGATATTtctattgcaagtaaaaaaaaaaaaaaaaaaataacttgactttactaagtcagttataaatctaaaattataaattattgactgaCTCAATAATTCGATTGCGATCATAACATGCAAttgcattaaattcaaatatctagGCTAACTTAACAGGAaattaatcactggattaaaaataactgaggatgcaataatttaaatatcgcatttactaatcttaatcataaaataaaatagcgggctactacacgATGGGTCGCACTCGGCAATagtgggagcgaaggagggggagtgtaaacacgcgccccttttcaaaccacttctattgcacccactatgggtgcaagcgttgttggagtgggtgcaaGCGTTGGAAGCGTTGGAGGTGCAAGCGTTGCTGGAGTGGGTGCAAGCGTTGGAGGTGCTCTAATAAAGAGCgacatgaattttttttaaaaaaattattaaatatattaaagcATCATTAATGGAGAATCAAAGATGAGCTCTTAAATATGGTCCCCACCATTTAAGAACCCACCTCCACTATTGGAGAACCAACCCTTGACTCTTAAATTTGTAAGGGAGGGCTCGGAAATGGAAGGTGCATAACACGCGCCCATCCAAATGCACTTTTGAGCCCAAAGCGTTGGAGAGAAGTGGGCTCGTGAGCCGCAGACTCGACAATGAGGGGCTCGCGAATTGGGAgactttatatattttttttttggaacgtCTCTTAAATAACTTCCTATCATTTTTGAGACATTACcctaccactaataatactttatttattcttaatttttaatattttatcattttcaatactaattataacaccatttcaccactttcaatactaattataatatattttttttcactattaaGAACATCAGCAATGGAGGCTCGCGAATTGGGAGGCTCGAGCCCAATTCCGACGTGGTAAAATCAAAAGGTATTGTTATACTTCTTCGTTTCAGAATATTTGTTGCGTAATACTTTGATGAGTCGAGTTCTGTTTTTATCTTCAAAATTATCATAGTTGCTCTTCAAAATTCTCTGATATCTATCACAATCAATATTACCACGagttattataaataaatagaaaccACAAATTTTTTTGTATATGAGATGGCAGCCTATGATTGGCCGGTGATGGATAAGGAAACAACAGACAATCATAGAAAACAACACATCCACTTATCACACAGACACCCAACAAATTAACTTCCCCATGGCCACCATTTTCTCCCCCTCCGCCgtcctctcctcctcctccgccgccaccAAGGCCAAGCCCCACGTCACCATCCCTCCGTCAAAACCACCAGCCAACAACCTAGCCGCGACCTTCGCCGCGACCGCCCTCGCCGCAACCATACTCGCCGCCTCCCCGCCGTCGCTGGCCGAACCCTCCTACAAGCTGTACTACGGCACCGCCGCGAGCGCCGCGAATTACGGCGGATTCGGCGGCAACTCCGACAAGAAGGCCTCGGCGGAGTACACGTACGACGTGCCGGAGGGGTGGAAGGAGAAGCTGATCTCGAAGATTCAGAAGGGGACGAACGGCACCGACAGCGAATTCTACaaccccaagaagaagaaggagcgAGAGTACCT includes these proteins:
- the LOC131022256 gene encoding thylakoid lumenal 19 kDa protein, chloroplastic, producing MATIFSPSAVLSSSSAATKAKPHVTIPPSKPPANNLAATFAATALAATILAASPPSLAEPSYKLYYGTAASAANYGGFGGNSDKKASAEYTYDVPEGWKEKLISKIQKGTNGTDSEFYNPKKKKEREYLTFLDGFPRLAPKDMILNNLALSDVELQDLIAAADNVSSEERKDDKGQTYYVYEIDSVAGHSLISVTCARNKLYAHFVNAPAPDWNRDQETLRHIHHSFRTVD